The Sphingomonas donggukensis genomic interval CACCGCGCCGTCGGCGGTCACCGGCTGGACGTGGTGGACGCGGATATTGACCGCGCGGCTGAGCCATTCGAGCGGCGAGTGCAGGTTGTAGGGGTCGTCGAAGCGCGTCCGCAGCACGGTGGCGGGCCGTCCGGATGCGGCGCGGCGCACTTCGACCAGCCCTGCGTAGCTCAGACCAACGTCGCCGCGCCCGGCGACCACCACGCCCGCCGCGTCGAGGATGCGGGTCGACGCCAGCGTCATCGCGGCGGCGTCGCGGACGATGGGGGCCAACTGTGCCCCGACGCGCGCCGCGCGGGGATCGGCCGGCCGGGTGCGGACCGGGGCGGGCGCGGCGGGAAGGACGGGATCGGCGCGCAGGTCGATGCGCGGCGGATCGGCGACGGGATCGTCGCGCGGCGCGGCGGGCGCCCCCCATGCGGCGCGATAGGCGGCGGCGAGTACGGCTCCTTGCGCGGTCAGCTCCGCCTCGGTCTGCTGGACGAGCGTGTTTTCGTACACGCGCAAGAACACCGCGCCGACGCCCGGCAGGGCGGCCACGAACACGAATGTCGCGAGCAGGATCGCGCGGATCGACAGCGCCGGCCAGTGGCGCTTCGCCAGCCGCTTGAGTGCAGCGATCAACCGCAGCGCCCGATGCGGTAGCCGACCCCGCTGCGCGTCTCGATCAGTTCGTCCAGGCCCGCCGCGGCGAATTTCGCGCGCAGGTTGCGGACGTGGCTGTCGATCGTGCGGTCGGTGATCGCGAAGCCGGGGCCGTGCAGCCGGTCGATGATCGCGTCGCGGCTGAACACCTTCGTCGGCAGGCTGGCGAGGAGTGCCAGCATCTGGAATTCGGTGGCGGTGGTGGCGACGGCGGCGTCGCCGACCCGCGCTTCCCACGCGTCGGTGTCGAGCGTCAGGCGTCCGTGGCGGATGGTGGGGGCAAGCAGCGGGGGCGGCGCGGGGACGCCGCGCTTCAATATGGCGCCGACCCGCGCGACCACTTCGCGCGGGGAAAACGGCTTCACGACATAATCGTCGCCGCCGATCTCGATCCCGACGATGCGGTCGATCTCGTCGTCGCGCGAGGACAGGAACAGGATCGGCAATGCCGCGCCCGGCCCGCCACCGGCGCGCAGGCGGCGGCACACCTCCAGCCCGTCGAGCCGCGGCATGGTGATGTCGAGGATCATCAGGTCGGGCATCGCCGCGGCGA includes:
- a CDS encoding response regulator transcription factor; this encodes MTHHILVVDDDPHIRDLLAFALGKAGMTVAEAADGEAALASVAAAMPDLMILDITMPRLDGLEVCRRLRAGGGPGAALPILFLSSRDDEIDRIVGIEIGGDDYVVKPFSPREVVARVGAILKRGVPAPPPLLAPTIRHGRLTLDTDAWEARVGDAAVATTATEFQMLALLASLPTKVFSRDAIIDRLHGPGFAITDRTIDSHVRNLRAKFAAAGLDELIETRSGVGYRIGRCG